The following nucleotide sequence is from Candidatus Obscuribacterales bacterium.
ATGTTCTTTGGACAAACCTCCTCCTATCCAACCAAGAATTAGAAAAATACTCCCAAACTTTGGAGCATAAGGTAGCGCAGCGTACCCTAGAGCTTCAGGAGAAAAATCAACAGCTTGAACAGGAAATTCACGATCGCCAGCAGGCAGAGGCGGAACTCAATCTACTCTTTGCGGCAATGACCGATACGATCATTGTCTTTGATGAAGAAGGGCATTATCTCAAATATCGCCAACCTAATCCGAGACTATCCTATAAACTTGGCATTCAGCGCATTGGCCGCACCGTTCATGATATCTTACCTCAGCACGTTGCAGATCTTAGCTTAGACGCCATTAAGCGCACCTTGTATCGATACCGTATTGGGGGATACTTTCGTAGCGATCGCCCTACTACCTATCATCATCAGCCAGATATCACCGTGGAATATTGCCTGCCTATCCAAGATACTCAAATTTGGTTTTCTGCTAATGTTTCACCACTTTCAGAACATACTGTGCTATGGGTAGCACGGGATATCACCCATCGCAAAGAAGCAGAGCTAGCACTTAAAGCAGCTAAGGAATTAGCAGAGGCAGCCAATCAAGCCAAAAGTCAGTTTCTATCAACGATGAGTCATGAACTGCGCACGCCGCTGAATGCCATTTTGGGTTTTACTCAACTGCTCGGACGCGATCGCACCCTTTCATTAGCCCAACAAGACTCTATTCAAATTATTAGCCGCAGTGGTGAGCATTTACTAGATCTCATCAACGATGTTTTGACGATGTCTAAAATTGAAGCAGGGCGGATGATCCTTAAACCAGTCCGCTTTAGCTTGCATGGGCTCTTAGAAACATTACGTCATATGTTTTCTCTCCAGTCGCAACCTAAAGATGTAGCACTCATCTTTAACTACGGTTCAGAGTTGCCAGAATACGTCATTGCAGATGAAAGTAAGTTAAGGCAAGTTCTTATTAACTTATTGAGCAACGCTATTAAGTTCACGCCCCAGGGCCAAATTACTTTGTCTGCTTGGGTAGAGCAGATCCTATCTCCTCCTCAGAACGGTCATCTACCAAGTCATCCTACACCTTGTATTCTCCACTTCAGTGTTGAAGATACCGGTCCTGGAATTTTAGAAGAGGAACTTAGCCGACTCTTTAAACCCTTCGAGCAAACAGAAAGTGGACGGCGATCGCAACAAGGTACAGGACTAGGTCTGGCCATCAGTCGTCAATTTGTCCACTTGATGGGGGGAGACATTAGCGTCAGTAGCCAAGTCGATCACGGCTCTATATTCCGCTTCAGCATACAGGCAGAGATTGCCGAAGTTGCAGACCATGTACAAGAGCCCTTTAGAACAGTTGTAGGCCTAGTCCCAAATCAGCCACAGTATCGTATTCTAGTGGCCGATGATACACCTGACCAGCAATATCTCTTAAGCCGGTTATTAGAATCTATCGGTTTTAGAGTGCGGGTTGTAGAAGATTATGAGGCACTCGCGGGACAATGGCAAACCTGGCAACCTGATCTACTCCTCTTAAACGACTCTCTTATGGAGCAACCTGCTGCTGCCACTATCCAGTCTCTACG
It contains:
- a CDS encoding CHASE2 domain-containing protein; its protein translation is MQSMWNAIKHQCWKWRGVGITAPLVTGVVLSVRLTGALQLLEWITLDQFTRLRPIEAVESRVVVVSIEESDIENLEQWPISDSTLASLIEEIRQQEPRVIGLDLYRNLPIEPGHDRLVQVFQTTPNLIGIEKAVGDSYGATIAPPPILGDLGQVSASDIVIDRDGMVRRNLQSIRDPQGQTILSLAARLSLAYLEQEGVTLTSIHSDRQHLGLGKAEFLPLHPNSGGYVQADAGGYQILSNYRHWSEPIESIPLTQVLEGRVPAGFFYDRVVLIGTSAASLGDRFQTPFSDRYTELPGMPGVVVHADFVSQILSAALDGRPLLRSFAEPIEWLWILGGAIIGAMYGWTMRSPLSTAGSAIVTSTALGITAYLLFLQGWWVPIIPTLLALMGAALLNKGYVLWTNLLLSNQELEKYSQTLEHKVAQRTLELQEKNQQLEQEIHDRQQAEAELNLLFAAMTDTIIVFDEEGHYLKYRQPNPRLSYKLGIQRIGRTVHDILPQHVADLSLDAIKRTLYRYRIGGYFRSDRPTTYHHQPDITVEYCLPIQDTQIWFSANVSPLSEHTVLWVARDITHRKEAELALKAAKELAEAANQAKSQFLSTMSHELRTPLNAILGFTQLLGRDRTLSLAQQDSIQIISRSGEHLLDLINDVLTMSKIEAGRMILKPVRFSLHGLLETLRHMFSLQSQPKDVALIFNYGSELPEYVIADESKLRQVLINLLSNAIKFTPQGQITLSAWVEQILSPPQNGHLPSHPTPCILHFSVEDTGPGILEEELSRLFKPFEQTESGRRSQQGTGLGLAISRQFVHLMGGDISVSSQVDHGSIFRFSIQAEIAEVADHVQEPFRTVVGLVPNQPQYRILVADDTPDQQYLLSRLLESIGFRVRVVEDYEALAGQWQTWQPDLLLLNDSLMEQPAAATIQSLR